The nucleotide window GAAATGACAGACGGCACCGGCGTGCCGCGCTGTTTCGCCCAGACGGGTGGTATACTCCTGGGAAAAGACTATCACTTCGACATGTGCCGCCCCGGCATCGGTCTCTACGGCGGTCTGCCCTTCGAGGGGGCCCGCCCCGTGGTCACGCTCGACCTGCCGGTGATCCAGACGCGCCACCTGGAACCGGGCGGGACCGTCGGCTATGGCAACACCTTCACCGCGACGCGCGAAACCCGCATCGCCACCGTCTCCTCCGGCTACGGCGACGGCCTCCACCGCCTCATGGGCCCCAAGACCGTGCTCTACGCCGACGACACGCCCTGCCCGGTGGCGGGCCGCATCTCGATGGATTCGATCTCGGTCGACATCACGGAGCTGGGCCATGATCCCAAGTGGCTGCGCATCCTGGGCGAAGATCAGACCGTGGACGACCTCGCCGACAATGCCGGCACCATCGGCTACGAAATCCTGACCGCGATGGGCGCCCGCTACGACCGGCTCTATACCGGCGGATGACCCTGATCCTGTCACCCCTCGCCGCGCTCGGGCGCAACACGCTGGCAGCACTTGCGATGCTGGGGCGGATCACGCTCTTCGCCCTCTCGACCTTCAGCCACATCCTGCGCCCGCCCTACTACCCGCGCGAGGTGTTCAACGCGCTGATGCAGGTGGGCTGGCTCTCACTGCCCGTGGTGGGACTCACGGCGATCTTCACCGGCGGCGCGCTTGCCTTGCAAATCTATTCCGGCGGCGCGCGCTTCAACGCCGAGGCCGTGGTGCCCCAGATCGTCGCCATCGGCATGGTGCGCGAATTGGGCCCCGTATTGGTCGGCCTGATGATCGCCGCCCGTGTCACGTCTTCGATCGCCGCCGAGATCGCCACCATGAAAGTGACCGAGCAGATCGACGCGCTCGTCACCCTCTCGACCCACCCGATGAAATACCTCGTCGCCCCCCGCGTGCTGGCCGCCCTCATTACCGTGCCGCTGCTGGTCGGCGTGGGCGACATCATCGGCATCCTCGGCGGCTACACCGTGGGCGTGCAGAACCTCGGCTTCAACGCCGCCACCTATATCCAGAACACCGTCAACTTTCTCGAACCGCTCGACGTCATCTCGTCCCTCGTCAAGGGCGCGGTCTTCGGCGTCATCGCCGCCGTCATGGGCTGCTATTACGGCATGAACTCGGGCCGTGGCGCACAGGGCGTGGGCCGCGCCACCAAGGGCTCGGTCCAGGCCGCCGCCATCCTCATCCTCGCCGCCAACTTCCTGCTGACGGGGGTGTTTTTCTCGGTATGATCGAGCTTTCGGATGTGCATAAGTCCTTCGGCGACAACCACGTCCTGCGCGGCGTGAACCTGTCGATCCCCAAGGGCACGTCGATGGTCATCATCGGCGGCTCGGGCACCGGCAAATCCGTGGTCCTGAAATGCATCCTCGGCCTCATCCAGCATGACAGCGGCCTGATCACCCTCGACGGCCAGGACGTCACCAAGGGCGACCGCGACGCCTTCCTCGCCCGCTTCGGGATGCTGTTCCAGGGCGGCGCCCTCTTCGACTCGCTGCCCGTCTGGCAGAACGTCGCCTTCCGCCTGCTGCGCGGCTCGCTGAAACGCCCCTGGGCGGAGGCGCGCGAGATCGCTATCGAGAAACTGCGCCGCGTCGGCCTCACCCCCGAACAGGCCGACAAGTACCCCGCCGAGCTGTCGGGTGGCATGCAGAAACGCGTCGGACTGGCTCGCGCCATCTGCGCCGAGCCCGAGATCATCTTCTTCGACGAGCCAACGACGGGCCTCGATCCCATCATGTCCGGCGTCATCAACGAGCTCATCCGCGAGATCGTGGTGGAAATGGGCGCCACCGCCATGACCATCACCCACGACATGACTTCCGTGCGCGCCATCGCCGACAACGTCGCCATGCTCCACGGCGGCAAGATCCGCTGGACCGGCCCTGTGGCCCGGATGGACAATTCCGGCGATCCCTATCTCGAACAGTTCATCACCGGCTCCGCCGAAGGCCCGATCGAATCCGTCCGCTGACCGCACGCCAAAACCTTTCTCAAAGGTTTTGGCAAAAGTCCTCTCAAGACTTTTGCCCCACGCATCGCTCCCCGAGGCCCTGTTTCCCCTGCGCTTGCCCCGGCCTCTCGCACCCCTTACCTCTGGGTCATACAACCCAAGGCCTTTCATGCTCAAATACCTCAACCTGACCCTGCTGGTCCTTTTCCCCGTCGCCTGGTTCGCCCCCCTGATGCGCGCCGGTCTGCTGCCGCTCTTCGGCCTGTCGGAAATCTCCGTCATCACCGGGCTTCAGTCGCTCTGGGACAGCGACGTCTTCCTCGCCCTCATTGTCACCTTCTTCGCCCTCTTCGCGCCTTACGTGAAGACCATCGGCCTCGCGCTCATCCATTTCGGCCTCTTGCGGCGTAAGACCCTGCCGGTCCTGCACGTCCTGGGAAAACTCGCCATGGCCGACATCTTTCTCATCGCGGTCTACATCACCCTCTCCAAGGGCATCGGCGTCGGCCGGATCGAGACCGCCTGGGGGCTCTACCTCTTCACCGGCTGCATTCTCGCCTCCCTGGCCATCGGGCATTTCACCGAAAAGCCCGGCCGCGTCGTCGCGTAAACGGAAACAATTCCTCTCGAACAAAGGGGATTGTCCCTCGATCCTCCCAAAATGCCTTAAATTTACTGTAGGTGATTTCACTTTCTCGGCGTAAACTTGCCGATACAGAGTGTGGTGCACTTTCTTTGGGGGGAAGTGATGACCGAGACCTTCCGTTCGGTAGTCGTGATTGCGCAGTATTTCCTGAACCGCCTTGCCGTGGCCGTGTTCGCCCTGGCCGCGCTCGGGCTTACGCTCGCCACGGCGCTCGCCGCGTTCGGCGTCCTGCCCTGGCTGGAATTCCAGGTCGGCTTCGGCGGACAGGTGTATGAAAACGCGGGCCAAATCGCCCAGATCGGCCTGACCGTCCTCGCCGTTCTTCTGTGCTTTTACCTGCCCACCAATGCCCGCGTCATGGCGCTAGAAAACTCGCACCGCCGGTTTCACATGAACATGCAGGACGTCACCCAGGCCTATGCCGCGGCCCACGCCGCCGACCGCGCCGGCATGTTCCGGATCCAGTCCGAGTTCGACGCCGTGCGCGAACGCCTCGCCTACATGCGCGAACATCCCGACCTGGAATCGCTGGAGCCGCAGATCATGGAGGTGGCGGCCCAGATGTCCTACATCAGCCGCGAACTGGCCGAGGTCTATTCCGACGACAAGGTCGACCGCGCCCGCGCCTTCCTCAAGCAGCGCCAGCAGGAGGTCGAGCAGTTCAACAAGCGCCTGGACCACGCCAAGGCGGTCGGCGTCCGGCTCAAGCAATGGGCCCAGGAGGTCGAGATGGAGGAAAGCGTCGCGGTCAGCCAGCTCGAACGCCTGCGCGACGACCTGCGTCCGATCCTGCCCGAACTGGGCTACGAGGAGGTCTCGGATCTCGACGGCACCGTGGTCGGCCTGCCCAACCGCGCCGCCGAATAGCACGCCCCGCCCGGCCGAACGGCATCAGCGTTTGACCGCGCCCCGCGCTTGGGGCATCACCCGCATATGGGAAAAACCGCCTCCTTCACCTGCACCGCCTGCGGCGCAGTCCATTCCAAGTGGTCCGGCCGCTGCGACGCCTGCGGCGAATGGAACACCATCGTCGAGGAGGCCCCGCTCTCCGCCGGCCCCGCGTCCAAATCGCTGGGCACCAAGCGTGGCAACGCCATCGCGCTCAGCGACCTCTCCACCGCCGAAGCGCCCCCGCCGCGCACCATGTCGGGGATGGCAGAGCTTGACCGCGTCCTTGGCGGCGGCCTCGTCCCCGGTTCGGCCACGCTGGTGGGCGGCGATCCCGGCATCGGCAAGTCCACGCTGCTGTTGCAAGCCGCCGCCCGCTTCGCCCAAGCCGGCCTCAAAACCGTCTACGTCTCGGGCGAGGAGGCCAGCGCCCAGGTCCGGATGCGCGCCCAGCGGCTGGGCTTGGGCGACGCGCCGGTGAAACTGGCCACCGCCACCGCCCTGCGCGACATCATCACCACGCTCGACCGCGACACGCCCCAGCTGGTCATGATCGATTCGATCCAGACCATGTGGGCCGACAATGTCGACAGCGCGCCCGGCTCCGTGGCCCAGGTCCGCGCCGCCGCGCACGAGCTTGTCACCTTCGCCAAGCGCAAGGGCTGCTCGGTCGTCCTAGTGGGCCACGTCACCAAGGAAGGCCAGATCGCGGGTCCCCGCGTGGTCGAGCACATGGTCGATTCGGTGCTCTATTTCGAGGGTGAGCGCGGCCACCAGTTCCGCATCCTGCGCGCGGTCAAGAACCGCTTCGGCCCCGCCGACGAGATCGGCGTGTTCGAGATGACGGGCGCGGGCCTGGCCGAGGTGCCCAACCCCTCTGCCCTCTTTTTGTCGGGCCGCGGCGACCCCTCGCCCGGCTCGGTCGTCTTCGCCGGCATCGAGGGCACCCGCCCCGTGCTGGTGGAAATGCAGGCGCTCGTCGCCCCCACGCCGCATTCGCAGCCGCGCCGCGCCGTGGTGGGCTGGGACGGTGCGCGCCTCGCCATGATCCTCGCGGTGCTCGAGGCCCGCTGCGCCGTGCCCTTCGCCGGGCTCGACGTCTATCTCAACGTCGCCGGCGGCATCCGCATCTCCGAGCCCGCCGCCGACCTTGCCGTCGCCGCAGCCCTGCTCAGTGCGCGCGAAGACACCGCCCTGCCCGCCGACTGTGTCCTTTTCGGCGAAATCTCTCTGTCGGGCGCCCTGCGCCCGGTGTCCCAGACAGAAAACAGGTTGAAAGAAGCCGCAAAACTTGGTTTTAGCTCCGCAATCATTCCCGCCGGAGGCAAGACCGGCGGCACGGGCGGTCTGTCGCTGCAACGCATGGGCGACCTGACCAGCTTCGTAGGTGAGATTTTCGGCGCCGGGTAGCGCGCCAAACCAAAGGTAAAACAGGACGCGCTCATGGAAGGCTTCACCATCATCGACGGTATCGTCGCGCTGATCATCGTGCTGTCGGCACTTCTGGCCTATTCGCGCGGCATCGTGCGCGAGCTTCTGGCCATCGCCGGCTGGATCGTGGCCGCCATTCTCGCCTTCCTCTTCGCGCCCCAGGTAGAACCGCTGGTCAAGGAAGTGCCCGTGGTGGGCGATTTCCTCGCCGACACCTGCGCGCTCTCGATGCTGGCCGCCGCCGCCGCGATTTTCGCCGTCACCCTCATCGTGACCTCGCTCATCACCCCGCTCTTTTCCTCGGTGGTGCAGCGCTCCGCCTTGGGCGGCATCGACCAGGGCCTGGGCTTTCTCTTCGGCGTGGCGCGCGGCGTCCTCTTGGTGGCCATCGCCTATTTCGTCTATGAGACCGTGGTGACCAGCCAGGACATCCAGATGATCGACGACAGCCGCTCGGCCCGCGTCTTTGCCCAGCTCACCTCCAAGGTCGAGGACGGCAACCCCGAACAGGCGCTCGGCTGGATCACCCAGAAATACGAGGACCTGGTCAGCGCCTGCGACGCCCCGGCAGAGCCCGTCGACCCCCAGCCCACCGAAACGCAGCAGCAATAGGCGCAGCGTCTTGCCCTCCGCCCCCCTCTTCGCGGCGATCCTGATCGCGGTCTGCGGGTCCTTCATCGCCATGCAGGCCCCGATCAACTCCGCCCTGGGGCGCTCCATCGACAGCACGCTGGCCGCCGCCACGATCTCGTTCGGCGTCGGGTTCTTCATCCTACTGGCGCTCTCGATCGTCCACGGCGACGGCCCGGCCCTGGCCCGCGCGCCCTTCGTGCCGAAATATCTTCTGATCGGCGGCGCGCTCGGGGCGGTCTATGTCTGGTCCGCGCTCTGGGCGGTGCCGATCCTGGGCGTACTGACCACCACCACCGTGCTGATCCTGGGCCAGATGATCGCCGCCCTGCTGATCGACCATTTCGGGTTTTTCGGCCTGACGCCGCGCGATGTCTCGCTGCAACGCGTGCTCGCCGCCATGCTGGTTGCCGCGGGCGCGGTCCTGTCTCGCTATTGATGGCTCGCATTTTTACCCGGATAACCGTCGCCCGTTCGACACGTCGCGTCACGACGCAAAATTTCACATGATAGTTTCGTGACATATCCTCCCCGACCCACTATCTAGTGCCCAAGCGTCCACGGATTCGGAGCTGCCCCTTGTCCGACAAGCAAATGCCCCCTGCCCATCCTTTCGACTTCGACGCGGTGCGCGACACCGGCGACGAGGACAAACTGCGCGAGGAATGCGGCGTCTTCGGGGTGATCGGTGTCACCGACGCCGCCAATTTCGTGGCCCTCGGCCTGCACGCCCTGCAACATCGCGGGCAAGAGGCCGGCGGCATCGTCTCCCACGACCCCGAACAGGGCTTCAACTCCGCCCGCCGCTTCGGCTACGTGCGCGACAACTTCACCCGCCAGTCGCTGATGGAAACCCTGCCCGGCCCGCTCTCCATCGGCCACGTGCGCTATTCCACCGCCGGCGGCAAGAACCCGGTGATCCGCGACGTGCAGCCCTTCTTCGGCGAATTCGCCATGGGCGGGGCGGCGATTGCCCATAACGGCAACATCACCAACGCCAACGCCCTGCGCCGCGAGTTGATCGAGCGCGGCTCGATCTTCCAGTCGAATTCCGACACCGAGTGCATCATCCACCTGATGGCCCGCTCGCTGCAACGCAACATCCCCGAACGCATGGAAGACGCGCTGCGCCGGGTCGAGGGCGCGTTTTCCATCGTCGCCATGACCCGCACCAAGCTCATTGGCGTGCGCGACCCGCTG belongs to Roseovarius sp. THAF27 and includes:
- a CDS encoding ABC transporter permease, giving the protein MTLILSPLAALGRNTLAALAMLGRITLFALSTFSHILRPPYYPREVFNALMQVGWLSLPVVGLTAIFTGGALALQIYSGGARFNAEAVVPQIVAIGMVRELGPVLVGLMIAARVTSSIAAEIATMKVTEQIDALVTLSTHPMKYLVAPRVLAALITVPLLVGVGDIIGILGGYTVGVQNLGFNAATYIQNTVNFLEPLDVISSLVKGAVFGVIAAVMGCYYGMNSGRGAQGVGRATKGSVQAAAILILAANFLLTGVFFSV
- a CDS encoding ABC transporter ATP-binding protein, whose translation is MIELSDVHKSFGDNHVLRGVNLSIPKGTSMVIIGGSGTGKSVVLKCILGLIQHDSGLITLDGQDVTKGDRDAFLARFGMLFQGGALFDSLPVWQNVAFRLLRGSLKRPWAEAREIAIEKLRRVGLTPEQADKYPAELSGGMQKRVGLARAICAEPEIIFFDEPTTGLDPIMSGVINELIREIVVEMGATAMTITHDMTSVRAIADNVAMLHGGKIRWTGPVARMDNSGDPYLEQFITGSAEGPIESVR
- a CDS encoding paraquat-inducible protein A — its product is MLKYLNLTLLVLFPVAWFAPLMRAGLLPLFGLSEISVITGLQSLWDSDVFLALIVTFFALFAPYVKTIGLALIHFGLLRRKTLPVLHVLGKLAMADIFLIAVYITLSKGIGVGRIETAWGLYLFTGCILASLAIGHFTEKPGRVVA
- a CDS encoding DNA repair protein, with the protein product MTETFRSVVVIAQYFLNRLAVAVFALAALGLTLATALAAFGVLPWLEFQVGFGGQVYENAGQIAQIGLTVLAVLLCFYLPTNARVMALENSHRRFHMNMQDVTQAYAAAHAADRAGMFRIQSEFDAVRERLAYMREHPDLESLEPQIMEVAAQMSYISRELAEVYSDDKVDRARAFLKQRQQEVEQFNKRLDHAKAVGVRLKQWAQEVEMEESVAVSQLERLRDDLRPILPELGYEEVSDLDGTVVGLPNRAAE
- the radA gene encoding DNA repair protein RadA, with the protein product MGKTASFTCTACGAVHSKWSGRCDACGEWNTIVEEAPLSAGPASKSLGTKRGNAIALSDLSTAEAPPPRTMSGMAELDRVLGGGLVPGSATLVGGDPGIGKSTLLLQAAARFAQAGLKTVYVSGEEASAQVRMRAQRLGLGDAPVKLATATALRDIITTLDRDTPQLVMIDSIQTMWADNVDSAPGSVAQVRAAAHELVTFAKRKGCSVVLVGHVTKEGQIAGPRVVEHMVDSVLYFEGERGHQFRILRAVKNRFGPADEIGVFEMTGAGLAEVPNPSALFLSGRGDPSPGSVVFAGIEGTRPVLVEMQALVAPTPHSQPRRAVVGWDGARLAMILAVLEARCAVPFAGLDVYLNVAGGIRISEPAADLAVAAALLSAREDTALPADCVLFGEISLSGALRPVSQTENRLKEAAKLGFSSAIIPAGGKTGGTGGLSLQRMGDLTSFVGEIFGAG
- a CDS encoding CvpA family protein; the encoded protein is MEGFTIIDGIVALIIVLSALLAYSRGIVRELLAIAGWIVAAILAFLFAPQVEPLVKEVPVVGDFLADTCALSMLAAAAAIFAVTLIVTSLITPLFSSVVQRSALGGIDQGLGFLFGVARGVLLVAIAYFVYETVVTSQDIQMIDDSRSARVFAQLTSKVEDGNPEQALGWITQKYEDLVSACDAPAEPVDPQPTETQQQ
- a CDS encoding DMT family transporter — translated: MPSAPLFAAILIAVCGSFIAMQAPINSALGRSIDSTLAAATISFGVGFFILLALSIVHGDGPALARAPFVPKYLLIGGALGAVYVWSALWAVPILGVLTTTTVLILGQMIAALLIDHFGFFGLTPRDVSLQRVLAAMLVAAGAVLSRY